A single genomic interval of Mycolicibacterium holsaticum DSM 44478 = JCM 12374 harbors:
- a CDS encoding maleylpyruvate isomerase N-terminal domain-containing protein: MKTAVFASAARCFVHLVAEIPRAAWQRPGLGDWDVRALVGHTSRSLSTVSSYLRTTAEHEDITTPQEYYARVTPSALGIDPAAVAERGRQAGVALGEDPAAAVDALMANALRDVQAVDDPLIEVIGGLGIRLHTYLPTRVFELAVHGLDIARAVDIPFSLPPDVLSEAAVLATRVAVTTGQGAPVLLALTGRAGLPPSFSVV, translated from the coding sequence GTGAAGACGGCGGTCTTCGCCTCTGCGGCAAGGTGTTTCGTCCATCTTGTCGCCGAGATCCCGCGGGCCGCGTGGCAGCGACCCGGTCTGGGCGATTGGGACGTGCGCGCGCTCGTCGGGCACACTTCCCGTTCGCTGAGCACCGTCAGCAGCTACCTGAGGACCACCGCCGAACACGAAGACATCACCACACCGCAGGAGTACTACGCGCGGGTCACCCCGTCGGCGCTGGGTATCGACCCGGCGGCGGTCGCCGAACGGGGTCGACAGGCCGGTGTGGCGCTCGGCGAGGATCCGGCGGCCGCCGTGGACGCGTTGATGGCCAACGCCCTGCGCGACGTGCAAGCGGTCGACGATCCGCTGATCGAGGTCATCGGCGGGCTGGGCATCCGGCTGCACACCTACCTGCCGACCCGGGTGTTCGAACTGGCCGTACACGGGCTGGATATCGCTCGGGCCGTTGATATTCCGTTCTCGCTGCCGCCCGACGTGCTCAGCGAGGCGGCGGTGTTGGCGACACGGGTGGCCGTCACGACGGGGCAGGGTGCGCCGGTGCTGCTGGCGCTGACAGGCCGCGCGGGCTTACCGCCGTCGTTCTCGGTGGTCTGA
- a CDS encoding TetR family transcriptional regulator, whose amino-acid sequence MPFVADGKGEPRLGLRERKKQRTRAMLLDAAIDLCRRQGFERTTVDQIAAVADVSPRTFSRYFATKEAIAFALIEEALDVAAVELAAQPADINHLEAMHRAYLGMCTSAKSGGSGGLSAHRLLGSMRIIMTSPTLRQAATDYRPNALNIELAKRMGVGADARALQLVASVWGSITMTALADLTDNDLDWDQIGLDDIITRLEDTYAAFTSLMSEVVQLV is encoded by the coding sequence ATGCCCTTCGTGGCTGATGGGAAGGGGGAACCGCGACTCGGCCTGCGTGAGCGCAAGAAACAACGCACCCGGGCAATGCTGTTGGACGCGGCCATCGACCTGTGCAGGCGGCAGGGTTTCGAGCGAACGACCGTGGACCAGATCGCGGCGGTCGCCGACGTCTCACCGCGGACCTTCAGCCGGTACTTCGCCACCAAGGAAGCCATCGCGTTCGCGTTGATCGAGGAGGCGCTCGACGTCGCCGCCGTCGAACTGGCCGCCCAGCCCGCAGACATCAACCACCTCGAGGCCATGCACCGGGCATACCTGGGGATGTGTACCAGCGCCAAGAGCGGCGGGTCGGGGGGGTTGTCCGCCCACCGCCTGCTCGGCAGCATGCGGATCATCATGACGTCACCGACACTGCGCCAGGCGGCCACGGACTACCGTCCCAACGCCCTCAACATCGAGCTGGCCAAGCGTATGGGCGTGGGCGCCGACGCCCGCGCGCTGCAGCTGGTGGCCTCGGTGTGGGGCTCGATCACCATGACCGCGCTGGCCGACCTCACCGACAACGACCTGGACTGGGATCAGATCGGCCTCGACGACATCATCACCCGTCTGGAAGACACGTACGCCGCGTTCACCAGCCTGATGTCAGAGGTTGTGCAACTGGTCTGA
- a CDS encoding MFS transporter codes for MTARRKAIILVSCCLSLLIVSMDATIVNVAIPSIRADFNASASHLQWVIDIYTLVLASLLLLSGAAADRFGRRRTFQLGLTVFALASLLCSIAPSIETLIAARLLQAIGGSMMNPVAMSIITQVFTERVERARAIGIWGGVVGISMALGPIVGGALIEFVGWRSVFWINLPICALAIVLTAVFVPESKSLTMRDLDPIGQGLGMVFLFGVVYVLIEGPVMGWTDGRTIAVLVAATLSFAGFLVYEGRRRDPFVDLRFFRSIPFTSATVIAVCAFAAWGAFLFMMSLYLQDERGFSALHTGLIYLPIALGALLFSPLSGRMVGRFGSRPSLLIAGTLITAATVMLAGLSATTPVWQMLIIFAVFGIGFSMVNAPVTNAAVSGMPTDRAGAASAIASTSRQVGVSVGVALCGSVAGSALSAAGTDFATAARPLWLICAALGVVIIVLGFYSTSGRALRSANRLAPLVAADVR; via the coding sequence GTGACCGCTCGGCGCAAGGCCATCATCCTGGTGTCGTGCTGCCTGAGCCTGCTGATCGTGTCGATGGACGCGACGATCGTCAACGTCGCCATTCCCAGCATCCGCGCGGACTTCAACGCGTCCGCATCCCACCTGCAGTGGGTCATCGACATCTACACCCTGGTGCTGGCGTCGCTGTTGCTGCTTTCCGGCGCCGCCGCCGACCGGTTCGGCCGCAGACGCACCTTTCAGCTGGGACTCACGGTGTTCGCGCTGGCATCGCTGCTGTGCAGCATCGCACCCAGCATCGAGACGCTGATCGCCGCGCGCCTGTTGCAGGCCATCGGCGGTTCGATGATGAACCCCGTGGCGATGTCGATCATCACGCAGGTCTTCACCGAGCGCGTCGAGCGGGCTCGCGCGATCGGCATCTGGGGCGGTGTGGTGGGCATCTCGATGGCGCTGGGCCCGATCGTCGGCGGTGCGCTGATCGAGTTCGTCGGCTGGCGCTCGGTGTTCTGGATCAACCTGCCGATCTGCGCGCTCGCCATTGTGTTGACGGCAGTCTTTGTGCCCGAATCGAAGTCGCTGACGATGCGCGATCTCGACCCGATCGGCCAGGGCCTGGGCATGGTGTTTTTGTTCGGCGTCGTCTACGTGCTCATCGAAGGCCCGGTGATGGGATGGACCGACGGGCGCACCATCGCGGTGCTGGTCGCGGCGACGTTGTCCTTCGCAGGCTTCCTGGTCTATGAGGGGCGCCGTCGCGATCCGTTCGTCGACCTTCGGTTCTTCCGCAGCATCCCGTTCACGTCGGCCACCGTGATCGCGGTGTGCGCGTTCGCGGCTTGGGGGGCGTTTCTGTTCATGATGTCGCTGTACCTGCAGGACGAGCGGGGCTTCTCCGCCCTGCACACCGGACTGATCTATCTGCCGATTGCCCTTGGTGCGCTGTTGTTTTCGCCGCTGTCCGGCCGGATGGTGGGTCGGTTCGGCAGCCGACCGTCGTTGCTGATCGCGGGCACGTTGATCACGGCGGCGACGGTGATGCTCGCCGGCTTGTCCGCGACGACGCCGGTGTGGCAGATGCTGATCATCTTCGCGGTGTTCGGCATCGGGTTCTCGATGGTCAACGCGCCGGTGACCAACGCCGCGGTCAGCGGGATGCCGACAGACCGTGCCGGTGCGGCGTCGGCGATTGCCTCGACCAGCAGGCAGGTAGGCGTGAGTGTCGGTGTGGCGCTGTGTGGTTCGGTTGCCGGGTCCGCGCTGTCGGCCGCCGGCACGGACTTCGCCACCGCGGCTCGACCGCTGTGGTTGATCTGCGCCGCGTTGGGGGTGGTGATCATCGTGCTCGGCTTCTACTCGACGTCGGGCCGGGCATTGCGCTCGGCGAATCGTCTCGCGCCGCTGGTGGCCGCCGATGTCAGGTAA
- a CDS encoding citrate synthase — MADNPSSGGKQAALSYPGGEIDLDIVSATEGSDGIALGSLLAKTGYTTYDEGFVNTASTKSSITYIDGEAGILRYRGYPIEQLAEKSNFIEVSYLLVYGELPTPEQLDKFTGQIQRHTLLHEDLKRFFDGFPRNAHPMPVVSSAVNALSAYYQDSLDPFDDEQVELSTIRLLAKLPTIAAYAYKKSVGQPFLYPDNSMSLVENFLRMTFGLPAEPYEVDPELVRALDMLFILHADHEQNCSTSTVRLVGSSQANLFTSISGGINALWGPLHGGANQAVLEMLEKIRQADGDVNDFVKKVKDREDGVKLMGFGHRVYKNYDPRARIVKEQADKILGKIGGDDELLHIAKSLEEVALTDDFFVERKLYPNVDFYTGVIYRAMGFPTRMFTVLFALGRLPGWIAHWREMHDEGSGKIGRPRQIYTGYTERDYAPADTR; from the coding sequence GTGGCCGATAACCCAAGTAGTGGAGGCAAGCAAGCCGCCCTCTCCTACCCCGGCGGCGAGATTGACCTCGACATCGTTTCTGCAACCGAAGGGTCCGATGGCATCGCGCTGGGTTCGCTGCTGGCGAAAACGGGCTATACCACCTACGACGAAGGCTTCGTCAACACCGCGTCCACCAAGAGCTCCATCACCTACATCGACGGTGAAGCCGGGATCCTGCGCTACCGCGGCTACCCGATCGAGCAACTCGCGGAGAAGTCGAACTTCATCGAAGTCAGCTACCTGTTGGTGTACGGCGAGTTGCCGACACCCGAGCAGCTCGACAAGTTCACCGGCCAGATCCAGCGGCACACCCTGCTGCACGAGGACCTCAAACGGTTCTTCGACGGTTTCCCGCGCAACGCGCACCCGATGCCGGTGGTCTCCAGCGCGGTCAACGCGCTGAGCGCCTACTACCAGGATTCGTTGGACCCGTTCGACGACGAGCAGGTGGAGCTGTCCACCATCCGGCTCTTGGCCAAGCTGCCGACCATCGCGGCCTACGCCTACAAGAAGTCGGTCGGGCAGCCGTTCCTGTATCCGGACAACTCGATGAGCCTCGTCGAGAACTTCCTCCGGATGACGTTCGGGCTGCCCGCCGAGCCCTACGAGGTCGATCCCGAACTTGTGCGGGCCCTGGACATGCTGTTCATCCTGCACGCCGACCACGAGCAGAACTGCTCGACGTCGACCGTGCGACTGGTGGGCTCCTCGCAGGCCAACCTGTTCACCTCGATCTCCGGCGGCATCAACGCGCTGTGGGGTCCGCTGCACGGCGGCGCGAACCAGGCCGTGCTGGAAATGTTGGAGAAGATTCGCCAGGCCGACGGCGACGTGAACGACTTCGTCAAGAAGGTCAAGGACCGCGAGGACGGCGTGAAGCTGATGGGCTTCGGGCACCGGGTCTACAAGAACTACGATCCGCGGGCACGCATCGTCAAGGAGCAGGCCGACAAGATCCTCGGCAAGATCGGCGGCGACGACGAGCTGCTGCACATCGCCAAGTCGTTGGAGGAGGTCGCGCTCACCGACGACTTCTTCGTCGAGCGCAAGCTCTATCCGAACGTGGACTTCTACACCGGCGTGATCTACCGCGCGATGGGCTTCCCCACGCGGATGTTCACCGTGCTGTTCGCGCTGGGCCGGCTGCCCGGATGGATCGCACACTGGCGCGAGATGCACGACGAGGGCAGCGGCAAGATCGGCCGCCCGCGTCAGATCTACACCGGCTACACCGAACGCGACTACGCCCCCGCCGACACCCGCTGA
- a CDS encoding phytoene desaturase family protein, whose protein sequence is MTSAAGAAAAATYDAVIVGGGHNGLVAAAYLARAGRRVQVLERLDHVGGAAVSAHAFDGVDARLSRYSYLVSLLPRRIVEDLDARVRLVRRRYSSYTPDPATGGRTGLLVGPASTFDAIGAAADEAGFAEFYRRCGAVTSRLWPTLLQPLMTRGEARDLVDDDTAWHPMVEEPIGRAITGAVSHDLVRGVIATDALIGTLARTDDPSLTQNVCFLYHLLGGGTGDWDVPIGGMGAVSGALAAAAAGYGAEIICGAEVYAIDPDAEVRYRRNGEEHRVHADAVLANVTPAVLARLMGEPEPDVTPGSQVKVNLMLRRLPGLRDETVTPEQAFGGTFHINETLAQLDLAHTRASHGVVPDPLPCEIYCHSLTDSTILSDELRAAGAQTMTVFGLHTPHGLIASGGPDRTRDALTSAVLKSLNSVLAEPIQDVVMEDSAGRPCIETKTTADLERSLGMTAGNIFHGALSWPFVEHDEPLDTPARRWGVATAHDRILLCGSGSRRGGAVSGIGGHNAAMALLER, encoded by the coding sequence GTGACCTCAGCCGCCGGTGCCGCTGCGGCGGCGACGTACGACGCAGTCATCGTCGGCGGCGGACACAACGGGCTGGTGGCCGCGGCCTATCTGGCCCGCGCCGGCCGCCGGGTGCAAGTGCTGGAGCGTCTCGACCATGTCGGCGGCGCGGCGGTGTCCGCGCACGCCTTCGACGGCGTCGACGCGCGGTTGTCCCGCTACTCGTATCTGGTCAGCCTGCTGCCCCGGCGCATCGTCGAGGACCTCGACGCCCGGGTGCGCCTGGTGCGTCGCCGCTATTCCTCCTACACGCCCGACCCGGCCACCGGTGGGCGCACGGGGCTGCTGGTCGGTCCGGCGTCGACGTTCGATGCGATCGGCGCGGCCGCCGACGAGGCGGGCTTCGCGGAGTTCTACCGCCGCTGCGGTGCCGTCACGTCACGGTTGTGGCCGACGCTTCTGCAGCCGCTGATGACGCGCGGTGAGGCGCGCGACCTCGTCGACGACGACACCGCCTGGCATCCGATGGTCGAGGAACCGATCGGGCGTGCGATCACCGGCGCGGTGTCACACGACCTGGTGCGCGGCGTCATCGCCACCGACGCGTTGATCGGCACGCTCGCGCGCACCGACGACCCGTCGCTGACCCAGAATGTCTGCTTTCTGTACCACCTGCTCGGCGGCGGCACCGGCGACTGGGATGTGCCGATCGGCGGGATGGGTGCGGTCAGCGGCGCGCTGGCCGCCGCGGCCGCTGGGTATGGTGCGGAAATCATCTGCGGTGCAGAGGTTTACGCGATCGACCCAGATGCAGAGGTGCGCTACCGCCGCAACGGCGAGGAGCATCGGGTACATGCCGATGCGGTGTTGGCCAACGTGACACCGGCGGTGCTGGCGCGGCTGATGGGTGAGCCTGAACCCGACGTGACGCCAGGGTCTCAGGTCAAGGTCAACCTGATGCTGCGCAGGCTGCCCGGTCTGCGCGACGAGACCGTCACCCCTGAGCAGGCGTTCGGCGGGACGTTTCACATCAACGAGACGCTGGCTCAACTGGATCTGGCCCATACCCGCGCGAGCCATGGGGTGGTTCCCGATCCGCTGCCCTGCGAGATCTACTGCCATTCGCTGACCGATTCGACGATCCTGTCCGACGAACTTCGCGCCGCGGGTGCGCAGACGATGACGGTGTTCGGCCTGCACACACCGCACGGGCTGATCGCCTCGGGCGGGCCTGACCGGACACGGGATGCGCTGACGTCGGCCGTGCTGAAATCACTGAATTCCGTTCTTGCCGAACCTATCCAGGACGTGGTGATGGAGGACTCGGCGGGCCGGCCGTGCATCGAGACCAAGACGACGGCCGACTTGGAGCGTTCGCTCGGCATGACGGCGGGCAACATCTTTCACGGCGCGTTGTCGTGGCCGTTCGTCGAGCACGACGAACCGTTGGACACCCCCGCGCGGCGCTGGGGCGTGGCGACGGCGCACGACCGGATTCTGTTGTGCGGATCGGGATCCCGCCGCGGTGGTGCCGTCTCGGGCATCGGCGGGCACAACGCCGCGATGGCGCTGCTGGAACGCTAG
- a CDS encoding citrate synthase 2, translated as MSSPSPLVPEDFVPGLEGVVAFTTEIAEPDKDGGALRYRGVDIEDLVGQRVTFGEVWGLLVDGKFGPGLPPAEPFPLPIHSGDVRVDVQAGLAMLAPIWGYSPLLDIDDATARDQLARASVMALSYVAQSARGIYQPAVPQRMIDECATVTERFMTRWQGEPDPRHVEAIDAYWVSAAEHGMNASTFTARVIASTGADVAAALSGAIGAMSGPLHGGAPARVIPMIEEAENTGDARAVVKGILDRSEKLMGFGHRVYRAEDPRARVLRATAKRLDAPRYEVAAALEQAALAELRERRPDRAIETNVEFWAAVILDFAQVPTRMMPAMFTCGRTAGWCAHILEQKRLGKLVRPSAIYVGPAPRPLAAVEGWDQVVTS; from the coding sequence ATGAGTAGCCCGTCGCCTCTGGTACCGGAGGACTTCGTACCCGGACTCGAAGGCGTCGTGGCCTTCACCACCGAAATCGCCGAACCGGACAAGGACGGCGGTGCGCTGCGGTATCGCGGGGTGGACATCGAGGATCTGGTCGGTCAGCGGGTGACGTTCGGCGAGGTGTGGGGATTGCTGGTCGACGGCAAGTTCGGTCCGGGCCTGCCGCCCGCCGAGCCGTTCCCACTGCCGATCCACAGCGGCGACGTGCGCGTCGACGTGCAGGCGGGTCTGGCCATGCTGGCGCCGATCTGGGGCTACTCCCCGCTGCTGGACATCGACGACGCGACCGCCCGGGACCAGCTGGCCCGCGCGTCGGTGATGGCGCTGTCCTACGTCGCGCAGTCGGCCCGCGGCATCTACCAGCCCGCCGTGCCCCAGCGCATGATCGACGAATGTGCCACGGTGACAGAGCGATTCATGACGCGCTGGCAGGGGGAGCCCGACCCCAGGCACGTCGAGGCCATCGACGCGTACTGGGTGTCGGCCGCCGAACACGGGATGAACGCGTCGACGTTCACCGCGCGGGTGATCGCGTCGACCGGCGCCGACGTGGCCGCGGCGCTGTCGGGGGCGATCGGCGCGATGAGCGGCCCGCTGCACGGCGGCGCACCGGCGCGGGTCATCCCGATGATCGAGGAAGCCGAGAACACCGGCGACGCCCGAGCGGTGGTCAAGGGCATCCTGGACCGCAGCGAGAAGCTGATGGGCTTCGGCCACCGCGTGTACCGCGCCGAGGATCCGCGCGCGCGGGTGCTGCGCGCCACCGCCAAGCGGCTGGACGCGCCCCGCTACGAGGTGGCCGCCGCGCTGGAACAGGCCGCGCTGGCCGAGCTGCGTGAGCGCCGACCCGACCGGGCCATCGAAACCAACGTCGAGTTCTGGGCGGCGGTGATTCTGGACTTCGCGCAGGTGCCGACCCGGATGATGCCCGCCATGTTCACCTGTGGCCGCACCGCGGGCTGGTGTGCGCACATCCTCGAGCAGAAGCGGCTGGGAAAGCTGGTGCGGCCGTCGGCGATCTACGTCGGGCCCGCTCCGCGCCCGTTGGCGGCGGTCGAGGGCTGGGACCAAGTCGTCACGTCGTGA
- a CDS encoding DUF2630 family protein, which yields MATDQDILAQVNKLVAEEQELRTKLQHHEIDESEEHSRLRAVEVALDQCWDLLRQRRALRDAGGDPREAEVRPPDEVEGYLG from the coding sequence GTGGCTACGGACCAAGACATTCTCGCTCAGGTCAACAAGCTGGTCGCCGAGGAGCAGGAGCTGCGCACCAAGCTTCAGCACCACGAGATCGACGAGTCCGAGGAGCACAGCAGGCTGCGCGCCGTGGAGGTCGCGCTCGACCAGTGCTGGGATCTGCTTCGGCAACGCCGGGCGCTGCGCGACGCGGGCGGTGATCCACGCGAAGCCGAGGTCCGTCCTCCAGACGAGGTCGAGGGCTACCTTGGCTGA
- the pdxH gene encoding pyridoxamine 5'-phosphate oxidase has product MRVEYGSVEKDGSPDLDTDWLGPEPGTGWVELLCNWLADAERAGVAEPNAMVIGTVDDRGRPVTRSVLCKSIDEAGITFFTNYDSAKGEHLATAPYASATFPWFLLGRQVHVRGPVSKVSAQQTADYWTMRPRGSQLGAWASHQSKPIASRAALLGQMGEVTERFAGEAAIPVPPNWGGYLIAPEVVEFWQGREDRLHNRIRVTLGAVVRVERLQP; this is encoded by the coding sequence ATGCGGGTGGAGTACGGCTCGGTGGAAAAAGACGGCAGCCCCGATCTGGATACCGACTGGCTCGGCCCGGAGCCGGGGACCGGGTGGGTTGAGCTGCTGTGCAATTGGTTGGCCGACGCCGAACGCGCCGGTGTCGCCGAACCCAACGCCATGGTGATCGGCACGGTCGATGACCGGGGCAGGCCCGTCACCCGCTCGGTGCTGTGCAAGAGCATCGACGAGGCGGGGATCACGTTCTTCACCAACTACGATTCGGCCAAGGGCGAACATCTGGCCACCGCCCCGTACGCGTCGGCAACCTTCCCGTGGTTTCTGCTCGGCCGCCAGGTCCACGTTCGCGGGCCGGTGAGCAAGGTGTCGGCGCAGCAGACGGCCGACTACTGGACGATGCGGCCACGCGGTTCGCAGCTGGGCGCGTGGGCGTCACATCAGTCCAAGCCGATCGCGTCACGCGCGGCGCTGCTGGGGCAGATGGGCGAGGTCACCGAGCGGTTCGCCGGTGAAGCGGCCATCCCGGTCCCGCCGAACTGGGGCGGATATCTCATCGCACCTGAGGTCGTCGAGTTCTGGCAGGGCCGGGAAGACCGGCTGCATAACAGGATTCGGGTGACCCTGGGCGCCGTCGTGCGCGTCGAGCGGTTACAGCCCTGA
- a CDS encoding AAA family ATPase, with protein sequence MAVSCQSCGAGLRDGARFCDACGSSVATAASNAEYKQVTVLFGDVVGSMDIAAKLGPERLREIMTELFNRSSAVVQRYGGTVDKFTGDGIMAEFGAPIALEDHALLACRAALDIQEDAKRLAAVIADRDRIALQLRIGLNSGVVITGEIGSGPLSYTAVGEQVGMAQRMEAVAPPGGVMVSESTARLVESGAVLAEPESVHVKGMQAPVRARRLLGLAAGRRPARMQTTFIGRDWEMTALTGLLDRAVRGNGGVVGLVGPPGIGKSRMVQEITARATDAGAEVFTTFCESHTADIPFHAAANLLRAATGSSGLDAWAAREQVRAGFPGADQEDLLLVEDLLGIGDPAAALPQIDPDARRRRIAALVNAAALARTSPTMYVIEDAHWIDGLSESMIADFLTVVPRTHFFVLVTYRPEYDGPLAHAPRSQTIALEPLDGSQMSQLSTELLGNDGSVTELADLVTERAEGNPFFAEEIVRDLTERQVLIGARGCYLCIEPTSDVNVPQTLQAVIAARIDRLDPAAKRTLNGAAVIGIEFSPETLEALEIQPALDDLLRAELIDQTMFGPDPRYTFRHALIRAVAYESQLKSERARLHRRVATTIEQNDQNAVLIAEHFESAGELGSAYDWHMRAGAWSNNRDNVAAQLSWERARRVADALPPDFPNRLNLRITPRSLLCSSAFRRFHPDMSERFDELRTLCIEAGDKASLAIGMAGLAMEHLIRGRIFDSSAQASEQMALVESIGDPTLTIGLAIPACVAKLQAAEMEDALRWAQAVIDVADGDCTAGSFMLGSPLALAYVFRGFARCSMGQNGWREDMDTALAMARSADPTSLAVASAYKYVGIGRRVLPFTDSALDELTEIYHLAERSTEDLPLVLLRMALGIALTHGDTAARARGLTMLAELRETCVREQYAMNIVPPLEVVLAVQDAEKDIDGAIERIRQATDDVFASGNFSNGEGCTQTLVELLLARATNEDVAEAEAAIEKLSGTLPEAELVVRDVVVLRLRALLARARGDEPTYRELKRRYGEMANDLGFEGHISLAAEMP encoded by the coding sequence GTGGCGGTCTCTTGCCAGTCATGTGGTGCCGGGCTGCGCGACGGCGCCCGCTTCTGTGACGCCTGTGGGTCCTCGGTTGCCACCGCGGCCTCCAACGCCGAGTACAAGCAGGTGACCGTGCTGTTCGGCGATGTGGTGGGGTCCATGGACATCGCCGCCAAGCTGGGACCGGAGCGGCTGCGCGAGATCATGACGGAGTTGTTCAACCGGTCCTCAGCGGTCGTTCAGCGCTACGGCGGCACGGTCGACAAATTCACCGGCGACGGGATCATGGCCGAGTTCGGCGCTCCGATCGCGCTCGAGGATCACGCGTTGCTCGCCTGCCGGGCGGCGCTGGACATCCAGGAAGATGCCAAGCGGCTGGCCGCCGTCATCGCAGACCGTGATCGGATCGCCTTGCAGCTTCGCATCGGGCTGAATTCCGGCGTGGTGATCACCGGCGAGATCGGTTCGGGCCCATTGTCTTACACCGCGGTCGGCGAGCAGGTCGGCATGGCGCAGCGAATGGAGGCGGTCGCGCCACCCGGCGGCGTGATGGTCAGCGAGTCGACCGCGCGGCTGGTGGAAAGCGGTGCCGTACTGGCCGAACCGGAGTCGGTGCATGTCAAGGGAATGCAGGCGCCGGTGCGGGCCCGCCGGCTACTGGGACTCGCCGCCGGCCGGCGGCCGGCCCGGATGCAGACGACGTTCATCGGCCGAGACTGGGAGATGACCGCACTCACCGGACTCCTCGACCGCGCGGTCAGGGGGAACGGCGGCGTCGTGGGGCTGGTGGGTCCGCCCGGCATCGGCAAGAGCAGGATGGTCCAGGAAATCACGGCGCGGGCCACGGATGCCGGCGCCGAGGTGTTCACCACGTTCTGCGAGTCCCACACCGCAGACATTCCGTTCCATGCCGCCGCCAATCTACTTCGGGCGGCTACCGGATCGAGCGGGTTGGATGCCTGGGCCGCAAGAGAACAGGTACGCGCGGGATTCCCCGGCGCCGATCAGGAGGACCTACTTCTCGTCGAAGATCTGCTGGGTATCGGTGATCCCGCCGCGGCACTGCCCCAGATCGATCCCGACGCACGCCGGCGCCGGATCGCGGCGCTGGTCAATGCCGCCGCGCTCGCGAGAACCAGCCCGACGATGTACGTCATCGAGGACGCGCACTGGATCGACGGGCTCAGCGAATCGATGATCGCCGACTTCCTGACCGTCGTGCCGCGTACGCACTTCTTCGTGCTCGTCACCTACCGGCCGGAATACGACGGTCCGCTCGCTCATGCGCCCCGGTCACAGACCATCGCGCTCGAGCCGCTGGATGGTTCACAGATGTCGCAGCTCAGCACCGAATTGCTGGGCAATGACGGCTCGGTGACAGAACTCGCCGATCTGGTCACCGAACGGGCCGAAGGCAATCCGTTCTTCGCCGAAGAGATCGTTCGTGACCTCACCGAGCGCCAGGTGCTGATCGGTGCGCGGGGGTGCTATCTCTGCATTGAACCGACAAGCGACGTCAATGTCCCCCAGACGCTGCAGGCGGTGATTGCGGCACGCATCGACCGCCTCGATCCGGCGGCGAAGCGGACGCTCAACGGCGCAGCGGTAATCGGCATCGAGTTCAGCCCTGAGACGCTGGAAGCGCTGGAGATTCAACCGGCACTCGACGACCTGCTCAGGGCGGAGCTGATCGATCAGACCATGTTCGGTCCGGATCCCCGCTACACGTTTCGCCATGCGTTGATCCGGGCGGTGGCTTACGAGTCACAGCTCAAGTCCGAGCGGGCGCGGCTGCACCGACGGGTGGCGACCACCATCGAGCAAAACGACCAGAACGCGGTGCTGATCGCTGAGCATTTCGAGTCGGCCGGTGAACTGGGTAGCGCCTACGACTGGCACATGCGCGCGGGCGCGTGGTCGAACAATCGCGACAACGTTGCGGCGCAGCTGAGTTGGGAACGGGCACGCCGAGTGGCAGACGCGCTGCCGCCCGACTTTCCGAATCGCCTGAACCTCAGAATCACACCGCGGAGTTTGTTGTGCAGCAGCGCGTTCCGGCGCTTCCATCCCGACATGTCGGAGCGATTCGACGAACTTCGTACGTTGTGCATTGAGGCGGGCGACAAGGCGTCGCTCGCCATCGGGATGGCGGGTCTGGCCATGGAACACCTGATCCGGGGACGGATTTTCGATTCGTCCGCACAGGCGTCCGAACAGATGGCGCTCGTCGAGTCCATCGGCGACCCGACGTTGACAATCGGCCTCGCCATTCCCGCATGCGTCGCCAAATTGCAAGCCGCAGAGATGGAGGATGCGCTGCGCTGGGCGCAAGCTGTCATCGACGTCGCCGACGGCGACTGCACGGCCGGAAGTTTCATGCTCGGGTCGCCGTTGGCGCTGGCCTATGTGTTCCGCGGATTCGCCCGCTGCAGCATGGGGCAGAACGGATGGCGGGAAGACATGGACACCGCGCTGGCGATGGCGCGAAGCGCCGATCCGACGTCGCTCGCGGTGGCCAGCGCGTACAAGTACGTCGGTATCGGTCGACGCGTTCTGCCGTTCACTGACTCAGCCCTCGACGAGCTCACCGAGATTTACCACCTGGCCGAGCGGAGCACCGAGGATTTGCCCCTGGTACTCCTGCGCATGGCGCTCGGTATAGCTCTGACACACGGCGATACCGCCGCTCGCGCGCGGGGACTCACGATGCTCGCCGAGCTTCGCGAGACGTGTGTGCGGGAGCAGTACGCAATGAACATCGTGCCGCCGTTGGAGGTGGTTCTCGCTGTCCAGGATGCCGAGAAGGACATCGACGGCGCAATCGAGCGGATACGCCAGGCGACGGACGACGTGTTCGCGTCAGGCAACTTCTCAAACGGCGAGGGCTGCACGCAGACCCTGGTGGAACTGCTGCTCGCGCGTGCGACGAACGAGGATGTGGCCGAGGCGGAGGCCGCGATCGAGAAGCTTTCGGGCACGCTCCCGGAAGCTGAACTGGTCGTCCGGGACGTTGTGGTGCTTCGGCTCCGTGCGCTGTTGGCCCGGGCCCGCGGTGACGAGCCGACATATCGCGAGTTGAAACGGCGCTACGGCGAGATGGCCAACGACCTCGGCTTCGAGGGGCATATATCGCTGGCCGCGGAAATGCCCTAG